ACCCTTCAATGGATGTTCTTTGAACAATATAGCCACGAGCCCTATATCGCCGTTGCCCGTTTCTGGAAGTCCATCCAGCCCGGCGGCGAAGAAGAAAAGAAACACATGTTTCCCGAATGGCATGAACGGGGTCATCAGGCACTCAGTGTCATGGAGCGTCATTTGGCAGACAATGAATTTTTTGCGGGCGGTGCTTACTCCATTGCTGACATCGCACTCTATGCCTATACCCATGTAGCCCATGAAGGCGGCTTCTCACTTGACGCTTATCCATATGTCCGCACCTGGATTGACAAAGTTTCATCTCAATCAGGCCATATTCCAATGATGTAACACCCTCTTCTGACGCGAAGGGGACATCAGATTGCATCCGATCTCAAAATTTCTTGGCGCACTCGTAATCAACGTAACAGGGATCACGATGCCTGCACTGGCGATGGACGGCACCATCCTTGAGACCGTCCAGACGATCGAGACACGCATTGGCGGCAGAGTGGGCGTCGCCATTTACGATACCGATTCAGAGAGACACTGG
The DNA window shown above is from Parvibaculaceae bacterium PLY_AMNH_Bact1 and carries:
- a CDS encoding glutathione S-transferase family protein (Derived by automated computational analysis using gene prediction method: Protein Homology.) translates to MRLYEMRDSGNCYKIRLCAAQVGQKLDLVPVDILKGESRTDAFLTKNPNGRVPTLELDDGTCLPESNAAIFYLAEGTPLLSEDRLIRAQTLQWMFFEQYSHEPYIAVARFWKSIQPGGEEEKKHMFPEWHERGHQALSVMERHLADNEFFAGGAYSIADIALYAYTHVAHEGGFSLDAYPYVRTWIDKVSSQSGHIPMM